The following coding sequences are from one Paenibacillus stellifer window:
- a CDS encoding ABC transporter permease — protein MNSLWNKIWPPLLTVILFLALWQLSVSWFHIEKWVLPAPSDLWKEASAGSASLRGHMLATLRLTLIGFPIGVLTGILAAMILYLLPGLSRAFYPLLILSQNVPIVALGPLLVIWFGFGLLPKVILITLVCFFPVAVAGLGGLAQTDRVMLNYMKMAGASRWQIFTKLELPHSLPSLFSGIKISAAYAVTGAVVAELVGSGEGLGYYMQLQKAAYRTDRMFLAIILIVLLSLLLFAAVALLEKWLIRWKPRKHE, from the coding sequence GTGAATTCCCTTTGGAATAAAATCTGGCCGCCGCTGCTGACGGTCATTCTGTTCCTCGCACTGTGGCAGCTGTCGGTCTCCTGGTTTCATATTGAAAAATGGGTCCTGCCCGCCCCCTCCGATCTCTGGAAAGAGGCGTCGGCAGGCTCCGCTTCGCTCAGGGGCCATATGCTGGCGACGCTGCGGCTGACTCTCATCGGCTTCCCGATCGGCGTGCTGACCGGTATCCTTGCTGCCATGATACTCTATCTGCTGCCCGGTCTGTCGCGGGCGTTCTACCCGCTGCTCATTCTGAGCCAGAATGTGCCCATCGTCGCGCTCGGTCCGCTGCTCGTCATCTGGTTCGGCTTCGGTCTGCTGCCGAAGGTGATTCTTATCACGCTGGTCTGCTTCTTTCCCGTCGCCGTTGCCGGCCTGGGCGGACTGGCCCAGACCGACCGGGTCATGCTGAACTACATGAAGATGGCCGGCGCCTCGCGGTGGCAAATATTCACCAAGCTCGAGCTGCCGCACTCGCTGCCCTCGCTATTCTCGGGCATCAAAATTTCCGCAGCCTATGCCGTGACCGGCGCGGTCGTCGCCGAGCTGGTCGGCTCCGGCGAAGGACTGGGCTATTACATGCAGTTGCAGAAAGCGGCCTACCGCACGGACCGCATGTTTCTCGCCATTATTCTGATTGTTCTGCTCAGTCTTCTGCTGTTCGCCGCCGTCGCCTTGCTGGAGAAGTGGCTGATCCGCTGGAAGCCCCGCAAGCATGAATAG
- a CDS encoding thiamine-binding protein, with the protein MASTLLSIQVIPKTPGGEDSIPYVDTAIEVIQRSGVKHQVNALETTMEGELPELLEIVKEMQEALIEAGCPSVISQIKIAHYPGGISMDGLTEKYRP; encoded by the coding sequence ATGGCAAGCACACTGCTGAGCATTCAGGTCATTCCGAAGACGCCGGGAGGCGAAGATTCGATCCCCTATGTGGACACAGCGATTGAGGTCATTCAGCGCTCCGGCGTGAAGCATCAGGTGAACGCGCTGGAGACGACAATGGAAGGCGAGCTGCCGGAACTGCTGGAGATCGTGAAGGAGATGCAGGAAGCACTGATTGAAGCCGGCTGCCCGAGCGTCATCTCCCAAATCAAAATCGCCCATTATCCGGGCGGAATCAGCATGGACGGACTGACGGAGAAATATCGTCCGTGA